The Bacillota bacterium genome has a segment encoding these proteins:
- a CDS encoding glucose-6-phosphate dehydrogenase, whose translation MPIHEEGTKLDPCILVIFGATGDLARRKLFPALYNLYRQQQLPGRFAVIGLGRKLSDESEFRDSVCHSVKEFSRKVEDGACGEFLEYFKYQRFEIEDPEAYAGLKQLLEETDRALGTGGNFIFYLAVAPEQFAQIVERLSHERLAEAEIGWRRIVIEKPFGKDLESARQLNRRITRVFNEDEIYRIDHYLGKEMIQNIMIIRFANSLFEPLWNNKYIDNVQISVTEADGVGARGRYYEGAGAVRDMVQNHLMQLLTLTAMEAPVDLTTRSIRDEKVKVIRSLRRFSPDMAREFIVRGQYGPGSIDGRRVKGYREEEGASSDSMTETFLAAKLFIDNFRWSGVPFYLRTGKRLPRSAASIVIEFKAPAGVLYFEKYGELLPNVLVIKIQPEEGVYLQFNAKELGMRDRIIPVKMDYCQNCIYPENSPEAYERLIRDVISGDSALFTRWDEVENAWAFTETITDAWKGHEVSFPNYAAGTWGPKEAEDLLRRDGKEWWSS comes from the coding sequence ATGCCAATTCACGAAGAAGGAACCAAGCTGGATCCGTGCATCCTTGTGATATTTGGCGCTACAGGGGACCTTGCCAGGAGGAAGCTGTTTCCTGCCTTGTATAACCTTTATCGGCAGCAGCAATTACCCGGACGTTTTGCAGTCATAGGACTTGGCAGAAAGCTAAGTGATGAAAGTGAATTTCGCGATAGCGTCTGTCACTCGGTCAAGGAATTCTCCCGTAAGGTTGAAGATGGAGCCTGTGGTGAATTCCTGGAGTATTTCAAATACCAGCGGTTTGAGATAGAAGACCCCGAAGCATATGCGGGCTTGAAGCAGCTTTTAGAGGAAACGGACAGGGCATTGGGCACCGGTGGGAATTTCATATTCTACCTCGCCGTGGCCCCCGAGCAATTTGCCCAAATTGTAGAACGGCTTTCTCACGAAAGGCTGGCAGAGGCGGAGATTGGCTGGAGGAGAATCGTGATAGAAAAGCCGTTTGGCAAGGATCTTGAATCAGCCAGACAATTGAACCGGAGGATAACCAGGGTTTTCAATGAGGATGAGATATATCGCATCGACCACTACCTAGGCAAGGAAATGATCCAGAACATAATGATCATACGCTTCGCCAATTCCCTCTTTGAGCCTCTGTGGAACAACAAGTATATAGACAACGTTCAGATCAGCGTCACTGAGGCAGATGGGGTCGGGGCCAGGGGACGGTACTATGAAGGAGCGGGAGCCGTCCGGGATATGGTTCAAAATCATCTGATGCAGCTTTTGACCTTGACAGCCATGGAAGCGCCGGTGGATCTCACCACTCGCTCGATAAGGGATGAAAAGGTAAAGGTGATACGTTCCCTCAGGAGATTTTCCCCGGATATGGCACGGGAATTTATTGTACGGGGGCAGTACGGCCCCGGCAGCATAGACGGCCGAAGAGTAAAGGGCTATAGGGAGGAAGAGGGCGCATCGTCTGATTCAATGACTGAGACCTTTCTAGCGGCCAAGCTATTCATTGATAATTTCAGATGGAGTGGTGTGCCTTTCTATCTTAGGACTGGGAAGAGGCTGCCGAGGAGCGCTGCCTCGATAGTTATCGAATTCAAGGCGCCAGCCGGGGTTCTATATTTCGAGAAATATGGGGAGCTGCTTCCCAATGTACTGGTGATAAAGATACAGCCTGAGGAGGGAGTCTATCTGCAATTCAATGCGAAAGAGCTTGGAATGCGAGACCGGATCATCCCGGTCAAGATGGACTATTGTCAAAACTGCATCTATCCGGAAAACTCTCCTGAGGCATATGAACGTCTGATAAGGGATGTCATCTCCGGTGATTCGGCGCTTTTCACAAGGTGGGACGAGGTAGAGAACGCTTGGGCCTTCACCGAGACGATAACGGATGCGTGGAAAGGACATGAGGTAAGCTTCCCCAATTATGCTGCGGGGACCTGGGGACCTAAGGAAGCAGAGGATCTTCTGCGCCGTGATGGAAAGGAGTGGTGGTCCAGTTGA
- a CDS encoding cyclase family protein, with product MPIRPDMMVYKNNDSLRPGFEITRNYEDGVRETKIHMNVHTGTHIDAPMHMIEGGSGIDTYPLGNMIAPCIVCDFTHLKEKITADDLRGQPIKRGEFVLFKTRNSYENEFIPHFVYLDKTGAEYLAEVGVNGVGLDALSIERSQPGHATHIALLSRGIAIIEGLRLKDVDQGSYTMVACPLNLVGVEASPARVILMA from the coding sequence ATGCCGATCAGGCCCGATATGATGGTTTACAAGAATAATGACAGCCTGAGACCTGGCTTTGAGATCACGAGGAATTACGAGGATGGCGTCCGTGAGACAAAGATCCACATGAACGTTCATACCGGGACCCACATAGATGCGCCAATGCATATGATCGAGGGAGGCAGCGGGATTGACACATATCCTTTGGGAAATATGATCGCGCCCTGTATTGTATGCGATTTTACTCACTTGAAGGAAAAGATAACTGCCGATGACCTTCGGGGGCAGCCCATCAAGAGAGGGGAGTTTGTGCTCTTCAAAACTAGAAATTCATATGAAAATGAATTCATCCCCCACTTTGTGTATTTGGATAAGACGGGAGCAGAATATCTGGCGGAGGTTGGGGTCAATGGGGTTGGACTCGACGCCCTTAGCATCGAACGCAGCCAACCAGGACATGCCACGCATATAGCTCTGCTCAGCAGGGGCATTGCCATAATCGAGGGCCTCCGGCTGAAGGACGTAGATCAGGGATCTTATACCATGGTCGCTTGTCCTCTAAACCTGGTAGGAGTCGAAGCTTCTCCAGCGAGAGTCATTCTCATGGCGTAG
- a CDS encoding CoA-binding protein, translating to MDGQDLLNFKTWAVVGDVQNTDKWAYKILQALAMVGYRVYGVDPRGRQKEVYETNPHDKRDDSKAMASSTLSVVVTSLKELPEKVDVIDLVVNPLLGLKVLEEAAELEIDKVLIQPGASSPEILEYCKAHGILVVESCALVELKKAGRLGSPS from the coding sequence ATGGATGGGCAGGACCTGCTTAATTTTAAAACCTGGGCAGTAGTTGGCGATGTGCAAAATACTGACAAATGGGCATATAAGATCCTCCAGGCGCTCGCAATGGTTGGCTATAGAGTATATGGGGTCGATCCTCGCGGGAGACAAAAAGAGGTGTACGAGACTAACCCCCATGATAAGCGAGATGATTCCAAAGCGATGGCCTCTAGCACTCTTTCTGTGGTTGTCACATCTCTCAAAGAACTGCCTGAGAAGGTGGACGTGATCGACCTTGTAGTAAATCCTCTCCTCGGCTTGAAGGTGCTGGAGGAAGCGGCCGAACTGGAGATAGATAAAGTCCTCATTCAGCCCGGCGCATCCAGCCCTGAAATCCTGGAATATTGCAAGGCTCATGGCATTCTTGTAGTTGAGAGCTGTGCCCTGGTGGAGCTCAAGAAAGCCGGGCGGCTTGGATCACCGTCCTAG
- a CDS encoding ABC transporter ATP-binding protein — protein MLAQKLEQAQEKVLEVRNLTKVFGYGSSRVVAVDNVSFSIRKGEVISLLGESGSGKTTVARLILRLSRPTSGSILFRGADIYSSIRRNSEAIEYWRHVQAIFQDPFASFNNFYGVKRVLNNAFRLVPNNLSAADKEERIRQALSNVGLNPDEVLKKRVHEMSGGQRQRIMIARVLLINPEILVADEPTSMIDASSRVSILNLLLDLRRTRGMSILFITHDIGLAYYTSDTLLIMNKGKIVEQGDAGDIITNPRDPYTQKLLSDVPVIHKKWEL, from the coding sequence ATGCTGGCACAGAAATTGGAGCAAGCTCAGGAAAAGGTTTTGGAGGTCAGAAACCTTACCAAAGTCTTTGGATACGGTAGTTCCCGCGTAGTAGCGGTAGATAATGTTTCCTTCTCAATAAGAAAGGGAGAAGTCATCTCGCTTTTGGGGGAAAGCGGGAGCGGGAAGACGACAGTCGCAAGGCTCATCCTTCGCCTAAGCAGGCCCACATCAGGCTCCATCCTTTTCAGGGGCGCCGATATATATTCGTCTATAAGAAGGAACTCCGAGGCCATAGAATACTGGCGGCATGTCCAGGCCATATTTCAGGACCCCTTTGCCTCCTTCAACAACTTCTATGGAGTAAAGCGAGTACTCAATAACGCTTTTCGTCTCGTGCCCAATAATCTCAGCGCTGCAGATAAGGAAGAAAGAATCCGCCAGGCGCTTTCAAATGTAGGGCTCAACCCTGATGAAGTCCTCAAGAAACGCGTCCATGAGATGAGCGGCGGCCAAAGGCAAAGAATAATGATTGCCAGGGTCCTCCTCATCAATCCGGAGATACTGGTTGCAGATGAACCTACTTCGATGATAGATGCATCTTCAAGGGTGTCCATATTGAACCTTCTGCTGGATCTGAGACGCACAAGAGGAATGTCCATACTATTCATAACCCATGACATAGGGCTTGCTTATTATACGAGCGATACTCTTCTCATCATGAACAAAGGGAAGATCGTAGAACAGGGTGATGCCGGGGACATTATTACCAATCCTCGGGACCCCTACACTCAAAAGCTCCTATCAGATGTTCCGGTGATTCATAAGAAATGGGAGCTTTAA
- a CDS encoding ABC transporter ATP-binding protein gives MKELLVARDVRAYFKTVKGEEIKAVDGVSLTLSEGEVLGIAGESGCGKSTLSSVLSFTINPPLYLIEGEIRIDGQNALLMDKETLRRDVRGRYISVVPQGAMNALNPTIKIGSLIADVMQEHFPELKRDEALERARERVRALSLPERVLNLYPHQLSGGMKQRVIIVISTLLNPSVLIADEPTSALDVSSQKTVIRLMVDLLRNNIIKSIIFITHELPLLRHFADRIAIMYAGKIVEIGPMEDVIFRSLHPYTKALMSSILVPEPEIKQSKIEGISGIPPDLKNPPSGCRFHPRCPYKMDICEKEEPEGRAIEKSQVWCWMVEQAS, from the coding sequence ATGAAAGAACTTCTAGTCGCAAGAGATGTAAGAGCCTACTTCAAGACAGTAAAAGGGGAAGAGATCAAAGCGGTGGACGGGGTCTCGCTCACCCTCAGCGAAGGGGAGGTCCTGGGCATAGCTGGGGAGTCTGGATGCGGGAAGTCTACCCTGTCTTCTGTGCTCTCCTTTACCATAAACCCGCCGCTCTACCTCATAGAGGGCGAGATCAGGATTGATGGACAAAACGCTCTCCTCATGGACAAAGAGACTTTGCGGCGAGATGTGAGGGGAAGGTATATTTCTGTGGTGCCCCAGGGCGCCATGAATGCTCTCAACCCGACAATCAAGATCGGGAGCCTCATCGCCGATGTCATGCAGGAACACTTCCCCGAGCTCAAAAGGGACGAGGCCTTGGAACGGGCTAGGGAGAGAGTCAGGGCGCTTTCTTTGCCAGAAAGGGTGCTCAATCTCTATCCTCATCAGCTCAGCGGCGGAATGAAACAAAGGGTCATCATCGTGATTTCCACTCTGCTTAACCCGAGTGTACTTATTGCAGATGAACCCACATCAGCGCTGGACGTCTCCTCTCAAAAGACTGTTATAAGGCTCATGGTGGACCTTTTAAGGAATAACATTATAAAAAGTATAATCTTTATAACTCACGAGCTTCCCCTTCTGAGGCATTTTGCTGACAGAATTGCCATCATGTATGCGGGGAAGATAGTGGAGATAGGTCCCATGGAGGATGTGATATTCAGATCCCTCCATCCTTACACAAAGGCGCTGATGTCTTCTATCCTCGTTCCAGAGCCTGAGATTAAGCAGAGCAAGATAGAAGGGATCAGCGGGATCCCTCCGGATCTGAAGAATCCCCCATCAGGATGCAGATTTCACCCAAGATGCCCTTACAAGATGGACATATGCGAGAAGGAGGAGCCTGAAGGTAGAGCCATCGAGAAGAGTCAGGTATGGTGTTGGATGGTGGAGCAGGCCTCATAG
- a CDS encoding ABC transporter permease produces MREILLLAFKSRRFIAGMTIFLSVVFFAIIGPAVSSNDPFMMVGGLFSAPSDKFILGTDNLGRDVFTQLMYGTRTSLMIGLIAGIVATTIGVVIGTIAGFKGGVIEEILMGITNVLITIPAIVVLILLSIAIKTRSAAVMGLIIGITSWPWTARAVRAQTSSLRTREHIDIARISGFGTLEMILWEVLPYMFSYISMAFILQFSGGILNEATLSMLGLGPYQTVSLGVMLHWSLLWEAVRVGAWWAFVPPVFFLAITSFSLMCMNSGMDEVFNPRLRRG; encoded by the coding sequence ATGCGAGAAATATTGCTCTTAGCATTCAAGTCGAGGCGCTTCATTGCCGGAATGACTATTTTCCTTTCGGTGGTGTTCTTTGCTATCATAGGTCCAGCGGTCAGCTCCAATGATCCCTTCATGATGGTGGGCGGATTGTTTAGTGCACCTTCCGATAAATTCATCCTGGGGACAGATAACCTCGGTCGCGATGTGTTCACGCAACTCATGTATGGCACACGCACATCCCTCATGATAGGGCTGATAGCCGGTATCGTCGCCACTACCATCGGAGTGGTGATAGGTACTATAGCCGGATTCAAGGGTGGGGTCATAGAGGAGATTCTCATGGGCATCACCAATGTCCTCATCACTATCCCGGCGATCGTGGTCCTGATTCTTCTTTCCATAGCCATAAAAACCAGATCAGCAGCCGTGATGGGACTGATCATAGGCATTACCAGCTGGCCATGGACAGCTAGGGCAGTAAGAGCCCAGACATCTAGTCTCAGGACTCGTGAACACATCGATATCGCCAGAATATCAGGGTTTGGAACCCTGGAGATGATCCTGTGGGAGGTCCTCCCCTACATGTTCTCATACATCTCGATGGCCTTCATCCTGCAGTTCTCCGGCGGGATCCTGAACGAGGCCACCCTCAGCATGCTGGGTCTTGGGCCTTACCAGACAGTCTCTCTCGGGGTCATGCTTCACTGGTCGTTGTTATGGGAAGCGGTAAGAGTAGGGGCGTGGTGGGCATTCGTTCCTCCTGTCTTCTTTCTGGCCATCACCTCCTTCTCTCTTATGTGCATGAATTCCGGAATGGATGAGGTATTCAATCCAAGATTAAGAAGGGGCTAA